One Palaemon carinicauda isolate YSFRI2023 chromosome 5, ASM3689809v2, whole genome shotgun sequence DNA window includes the following coding sequences:
- the LOC137641446 gene encoding uncharacterized protein isoform X1, which yields MASSQANSISPQSLITEDHVKKVLETDKGSDAHLKSWKVVDFTTPGDNYGSVVTCVEVLFSKDNEDDCEVTYVVKLNPLKKIEGFPDLIPYYFSKEGKFYEEIVPALNERLISSGQKPLGFPKCFLVSLEDGKEQIYLEDLRARDFKMFDRRKGLDEDHVALVLAEVARLHAASYLLKKRVLNGAPAAEKYEFLSRDLLNFCPNGKEVFVPLFHSNIDTGIMMLEKVGGYETAINWLKSFKPEVETVLSTLMQSETFNTICHGDCWNNNILFRYDSEGRPIEVMLIDLQACREASLACDLNYFLYTSVTGDVRRPNIDHFLSIYHSTYKAVLESDGIPMYFNEEELLEEFRGKNKVGLIFALSVIPALLMEPSEIPGMEDKDIETLMQEMRMIALDKLKTNPLCKPRYLSLFDEFMETGLIS from the exons A TGGCATCCAGTCAAGCGAACAGCATCTCACCTCAAAGTCTGATAACTGAAGACCATGTAAAGAAAGTTCTGGAAACTGACAAGGGAAGTGATGCTCACCTAAAGTCTTGGAAGGTCGTAGACTTCACCACGCCAGGAGACAATTATGGTTCGGTCGTGACATGCGTCGAAGTCCTATTTTCCAAGGACAATGAAGACGATTGTGAAGTCACCTACGTGGTTAAACTCAATCCACTGAAGAAGATAGAAGGTTTTCCAGATCTGATACCGTACTATTTCAGTAAAGAAGGGAAGTTTTACGAAGAAATTGTTCCCGCTTTAAACGAGAGACTGATTTCTTCCGGTCAAAAACCTCTTGGCTTTCCAAAGTGTTTCCTTGTCTCGCTGGAAGACGGGAAAGAGCAGATATATCTAGAAGACCTGAGAGCGAGAGATTTCAAAATGTTTGACAGAAGGAAAGGCCTGGACGAGGACCACGTTGCCCTCGTTTTGGCCGAGGTGGCTAGGCTCCACGCAGCCTCTTATCTTCTGAAGAAGAGGGTTCTAAATGGAGCACCAGCTGCTGAGAAGTATGAATTTCTTTCTCGGGATCTGTTAAACTTTTGCCCCAATGGTAAAGAAGTATTTGTTCCCCTGTTCCATAGTAATATCGACACTGGAATAATGATGCTGGAAAAAGTCGGTGGATACGAGACTGCCATTAACTGGTTGAAGTCCTTCAAACCAGAAGTAGAAACTGTCCTTTCTACTCTCATGCAAAGTGAGACATTCAACACCATATGTCACGGTGACTGCTGGAACAACAATATTCTGTTTAG ATATGACAGCGAAGGCCGACCCATAGAAGTAATGCTAATAGACCTTCAGGCGTGTCGTGAGGCATCTCTAGCATGTGACTTGAATTACTTCTTGTACACCAGCGTGACTGGGGATGTCAGGAGACCAAACATTGACCATTTCCTCTCCATCTACCATTCGACATACAAGGCGGTGCTCGAATCAGATGGCATTCCGATGTACTTCAACGAAGAAGAACTCTTGGAAGAATTCCGAGGCAAGAATAAAGTGGGCTTGATCTTCGCCTTGAGTGTCATTCCTGCTTTACTGATGGAGCCCAGCGAAATTCCAGGGATGGAAGATAAAGATATAGAGACTCTTATGCAAGAGATGAGGATGATAGCTTTGGATAAGCTGAAAACCAACCCGTTGTGTAAACCTCGTTATCTATCCCTCTTTGACGAGTTTATGGAAACTGGATTGATCTCTTAG